The Chanos chanos chromosome 6, fChaCha1.1, whole genome shotgun sequence genome includes a region encoding these proteins:
- the LOC115813598 gene encoding tripartite motif-containing protein 16-like, with amino-acid sequence MAETSISVCEDQFMCPVCLDLLKDPVTIPCGHSYCIGCIKGYWDQDDQNGVYSCPQCRETFTPRPALHKNTMLAEVVEKLKTTEQQATQSPASCSTVSEDVVCDSCIGKKEKAIKTCLTCLASYCETHVQPHFESLALQEHTLVKASTKLKDNLCPRHNKVTELWCQTDQRSMCYLCTVNEHKGHKIISVADERTDRQKQLRETRRRSQQRIQEREKEVQKLRQAVESLSRSAQAAVEDSERIFTELIRSIERRRHQVTELIRDQEKSELSRIEGVLEQLEQEIADLRRRDTELEQLSHTEDHIRFLKTFSSVCASPGSEDFPCITVSPHLSFEDVGRSVSQLKERLESFCKEEFGRLSTKVTSVKVIPPPEPKTREDFLQYSCDLTLDPNTVNKYLCLSEGNRMVTHSNRALSYPHHPDRFDYYVAVLCRESVSTRSYWEVEWSRNWRGGEDGLYVAASYKGLGRKGGSNECRFGYNDQSWTLVRSVTSYSFIHNSKETTLPTVPSSTRIGVYVDHRAGTLSFYSVSDTMTLLHRVQTTFTQPLYPGFSVWGGSSVRLCHHTK; translated from the exons atgGCAGagaccagcatttctgtgtgtgaggaccagttcatgtgtccagtctgtctggatctccttaaggatcctgtgactattccctgtggacacagttactgtatagGTTGTATTAAGGGCtactgggatcaggatgatcagaatggagtctacagctgcccccagtgcagagAGACCTTCACTCCAAGACCAGCTCTTCACAAAAACACTATGCTGGCTGAGGTTGTGGAAAAACTGAAGACAACAGAACAGCAAGCTACACAGAGTCCTGCTTCTTGTTCCACTGTATCTGAGGATGTGGTTTGTGATTCCTGTAtcggaaagaaagaaaaagccatcAAAACCTGTCTGACATGTCTGGCTTCATACTGTGAGACTCATGTCCAGCCTCACTTTGAATCCCTGGCACTCCAGGAACACACGCTGGTCAAAGCCTCCACAAAACTAAAAGACAATCTGTGTCCTCGTCACAACAAAGTGACAGAGCTTTGGTGTCAAACCGACCAGCGATCGATGTGTTACTTATGTACGGTGAATGAACACAAAGGTCATAAAATAATATCTGTTGCAGATGAGAGGACTGATAGACAG aaacagctgaggGAAACTCGGAGGAGAAgccagcagagaatccaggagagagagaaggaggtgcagaagctgagacaggctgtggagtctctgagC cgctctgcacaggcagcagtggaggacagtgagaggatctttactgaaCTGATCCGTTCCATTGAGAGAAGACGCCATCaggtgacagagctgatcagagatcaggagaagagtgaattgaGCCGAATTGAAGGAGTCCTGGAgcaactggagcaggagattgctgatctgaggaggagagacactgagctggagcagctttcacacacagaggatcacatccgTTTCCTCAag acattttcttctgtctgtgcCTCTCCTGGATCTGAGGACTTTCCCTGCATCACTGTTAGTCCACACCTCTCATTCGAGGATGTCGGAagatctgtctctcagctgaaagagcgGCTGGAAAGTTTCTGTAAGGAGGAGTTTGGAAGACTTTCCACCAAAG taaCAAGCGTCAAGGTCATTCCTCCTCCTGAACCCAAGACAAGGGAAGACTTTTTACAAT attcctgtgatctcacactggatcccaacacagtaaacaaatacctttgtctgtctgaggggaacagaatgGTGACACACAGTAACAGAGCCCTGTCATATCCTCATCACCCAGACAGATTTGATTATTATGTGGCAGTgctgtgtagagagagtgtgtctacACGCTCTTACTGGGAGGTTGAGTGGAGTCGAAACTGGAGGGGTGGAGAGGATGGGTTATATGTGGCAGCATCATATAAAGGCTTGGGTAGGAAGGGAGGGAGTAATGAATGTAGGTTTGGATATAATGATCAGTCCTGGACCTTGGTCCGCTCTGTCACAAGCtactcattcatacacaataGTAAAGAAACTACACTTCCAACAGTCCCTAGTTCCaccagaataggagtgtatgtggaccacagggcaggaactctgtccttctacagcgtctctgacacaatgaccctcctccacagagtccaaaccacattcactcagcccctctatcctgGGTTTAGTGTCTGGGGAGGGTCAAGTGTCAGATTATGTCATcatacaaaatga